Proteins encoded within one genomic window of Pongo pygmaeus isolate AG05252 chromosome 18, NHGRI_mPonPyg2-v2.0_pri, whole genome shotgun sequence:
- the BCAR1 gene encoding breast cancer anti-estrogen resistance protein 1 isoform X5, with protein MQGKNVLAKALYDNVAESPDELSFRKGDIMTVLEQDTQGLDGWWLCSLHGRQGIVPGNRLKILVGMYDKKPAGPGPGPPATPAQPQPGLHAPAPPATQYTPMLPNTYQPQPDSVYLVPTPSKAQQGLYQVPGPSPQFQSPPAKQTSTFSKQTPHHPFPSPATDLYQVPPGPGGPAQDIYQVPPSAGMGHDIYQVPPSMDTRSWEGTKAPAKVVVPTRVGQGYVYEAAQPEQDEYDIPRHLLAPGPQDIYDVPPVRGLLPSQYGQEVYDTPPMAVKGPNGRDPLLEVYDVPPSVEKGLPPSNHHAVYDVPPSVSKDVPDGPLLREETYDVPPAFAKAKPFDPARTPLVLAAPPPDSPPAEDVYDVPPPAPDLYDVPPGLRRPGPGTLYDVPRERLLPPEVADGGVVDSGVYAVPPPAEREAPVEGKRLSASSTGSTRSSQSASSLEVAGPGREPLELEVAVEALARLQQGVSVTVAHLLDLAGSAGGTGSWRSPSEPQELLVQDLQAAVAAVQGAVQELLEFARSAVGNAAHTSDRALHAKLSRQLQKMEDVHQTLVAHGQALDAGRGGSGATPEDLDRLVACSRAVPEDAKQLASFLHGNASLLFRRTKAPAPGPEGGGTLHPNPTDKTSSIQSRPLPSPPKFTSQDSPDGQYENSEGGWMEDYDYVHLQGKEEFEKTQKELLEKGSITRQGKSQLELQQLKQFERLEQEVSRPIDHDLANWTPAQPLAPGRTGSLGPSDRQLLLFYLEQCEANLTTLTNAVDAFFTAVATNQPPKIFVAHSKFVILSAHKLVFIGDTLSRQAKAADVRSQVTHYSNLLCDLLRGIVATTKAAALQYPSPSAAQDMVERVKELGHSTQQFRRVLGQLAAA; from the exons ATGCAGGGGAAG AACGTGCTGGCCAAAGCCCTCTATGACAATGTGGCCGAGTCCCCGGATGAGCTCTCCTTCCGCAAGGGCGACATCATGACGGTGCTGGAGCAGGACACGCAGGGCCTGGACGGCTGGTGGCTCTGCTCGCTGCACGGGCGCCAGGGCATCGTGCCTGGGAACCGCCTCAAGATCTTGGTGGGCATGTATGATAAGAAGCCAGCAGGGCCTGGCCCCGGCCCTCCCGCCACCCCGGCCCAGCCTCAGCCTGGCCTCCATGCCCCAGCGCCTCCGGCCACCCAGTACACGCCCATGCTCCCCAACACCTACCAGCCCCAGCCCGACAGCGTCTACCTGGTGCCCACTCCCAGCAAGGCTCAGCAAGGCCTCTACCAAGTCCCGGGTCCCAGCCCTCAGTTCCAGTCGCCCCCAGCCAAGCAGACATCCACCTTCTCGAAGCAGACGCCCCATCACCCGTTTCCTAGCCCGGCCACAGACCTGTACCAGGTGCCCCCAGGGCCTGGAGGCCCTGCCCAGGATATTTACCAGGTGCCACCTTCTGCCGGGATGGGGCATGACATCTACCAGGTCCCCCCGTCCATGGACACACGCAGCTGGGAGGGCACGAAGGCCCCGGCAAAG GTGGTGGTGCCCACCCGCGTGGGGCAGGGCTATGTATACGAGGCCGCCCAGCCGGAGCAGGACGAGTACGACATCCCGCGACACCTGCTGGCCCCAGGGCCACAGGACATCTATGATGTGCCCCCGGTTCGGGGGCTGCTTCCCAGCCAGTATGGCCAGGAG GTGTATGACACACCCCCCATGGCTGTCAAGGGTCCCAATGGCCGAGACCCATTGCTGGAGGTGTATGACGTGCCCCCCAGCGTGGAGAAGGGCCTGCCACCATCCAACCACCACGCG GTCTACGACGTTCCTCCATCAGTGAGCAAGGATGTGCCTGACGGCCCACTGCTGCGTGAGGAGACCTACGACGTGCCCCCCGCCTTCGCCAAGGCCAAGCCCTTTGACCCGGCCCGCACCCCACTGGTCCTGGCTGCGCCCCCTCCAGACTCCCCGCCAGCCGAGGATGTGTATGACGTGCCTCCCCCGGCTCCTGACCTCTACGACGTGCCCCCTGGCTTGCGGCGGCCTGGCCCAGGCACCCTGTACGATGTGCCCCGTGAACGGCTGCTTCCTCCTGAGGTGGCTGATGGTGGCGTGGTCGACAGTGGTGTGTATGCGGTGCCTCCCCCAGCTGAACGTGAAGCCCCGGTGGAGGGCAAGCGCCTGTCGGCCTCCAGCACCGGCAGCACACGCAGCAGCCAGTCCGCGTCCTCCTTGGAGGTGGCAGGGCCGGGCCGGGAACCCCTGGAGCTGGAAGTTGCCGTGGAGGCCCTGGCACGGCTGCAGCAGGGTGTGAGCGTCACCGTTGCCCACCTTCTGGACCTGGCAGGCAGCGCCGGTGGGACTGGGAGCTGGCGTAGCCCCTCTGAGCCACAGGAGCTGCTGGTGCAGGACCTGCAGGCTGCTGTGGCCGCAGTCCAGGGTGCCGTCCAAGAGCTGTTAGAGTTTGCCCGCAGCGCCGTGGGCAATGCTGCCCACACATCTGACCGTGCCCTGCATGCCAAGCTTAGCCGGCAACTGCAGAAGATGGAGGACGTGCACCAGACGCTGGTGGCACATGGTCAGGCCCTCGACGCTGGCCGGGGAGGCTCTGGAGCCACCCCTGAGGACCTGGACCGGCTGGTGGCCTGCTCGCGGGCTGTGCCCGAGGACGCCAAGCAGCTGGCCTCCTTCCTGCACGGCAATGCCTCATTGCTCTTCAGACGGACCAAGGCCCCTGCCCCGGGGCCTGAGGGGGGTGGCACCCTGCATCCCAACCCCACTGACAAGACCAGCAGCATCCAGTCACGGCCCCTGCCCTCACCCCCTAAGTTCACCTCCCAGGACTCGCCAGATGGGCAGTACGAGAACAGCGAGGGGGGCTGGATGGAGGACTATGACTACGTCCACCTGCAG GGGAAGGAGGAGTTTGAGAAGACCCAGAAGGAGCTGCTGGAAAAGGGCAGCATCACGCGGCAGGGCAAGAGccagctggagctgcagcag CTGAAGCAGTTTGAACGACTGGAACAGGAGGTGTCGCGGCCCATAGACCACGACCTGGCCAACTGGACACCAGCCCAACCCCTGGCTCCGGGGCGAACAGGCAGCCTGGGGCCCTCGGACCGGCAGCTGCTGCTCTTCTACCTAGAGCAGTGTGAGGCCAACCTGACCACACTGACCAACGCCGTGGACGCCTTCTTCACCGCCGTGGCCACCAACCAGCCGCCCAAGATCTTCGTGGCACACAGCAAGTTCGTCATCCTCAGCGCCCACAAGCTGGTGTTCATCGGGGACACACTGTCACGGCAGGCCAAGGCTGCTGACGTGCGCAGCCAGGTGACCCACTACAGCAACCTGCTGTGCGACCTCCTGCGCGGCATCGTGGCCACCACCaaggctgctgccttgcagtacCCATCGCCTTCCGCTGCCCAGGACATGGTGGAGAGGGTCAAGGAGCTGGGCCACAGCACCCAGCAGTTCCGCCGCGTCCTAGGCCAGCTGGCAGCCGCCTGA
- the BCAR1 gene encoding breast cancer anti-estrogen resistance protein 1 isoform X4: MQGKNVLAKALYDNVAESPDELSFRKGDIMTVLEQDTQGLDGWWLCSLHGRQGIVPGNRLKILVGMYDKKPAGPGPGPPATPAQPQPGLHAPAPPATQYTPMLPNTYQPQPDSVYLVPTPSKAQQGLYQVPGPSPQFQSPPAKQTSTFSKQTPHHPFPSPATDLYQVPPGPGGPAQDIYQVPPSAGMGHDIYQVPPSMDTRSWEGTKAPAKVVVPTRVGQGYVYEAAQPEQDEYDIPRHLLAPGPQDIYDVPPVRGLLPSQYGQEVYDTPPMAVKGPNGRDPLLEVYDVPPSVEKGLPPSNHHAVYDVPPSVSKDVPDGPLLREETYDVPPAFAKAKPFDPARTPLVLAAPPPDSPPAEDVYDVPPPAPDLYDVPPGLRRPGPGTLYDVPRERLLPPEVADGGVVDSGVYAVPPPAEREAPVEGKRLSASSTGSTRSSQSASSLEVAGPGREPLELEVAVEALARLQQGVSVTVAHLLDLAGSAGGTGSWRSPSEPQELLVQDLQAAVAAVQGAVQELLEFARSAVGNAAHTSDRALHAKLSRQLQKMEDVHQTLVAHGQALDAGRGGSGATPEDLDRLVACSRAVPEDAKQLASFLHGNASLLFRRTKAPAPGPEGGGTLHPNPTDKTSSIQSRPLPSPPKFTSQDSPDGQYENSEGGWMEDYDYVHLQGWPVLLAQKRTGLSAAPVSPLQGKEEFEKTQKELLEKGSITRQGKSQLELQQLKQFERLEQEVSRPIDHDLANWTPAQPLAPGRTGSLGPSDRQLLLFYLEQCEANLTTLTNAVDAFFTAVATNQPPKIFVAHSKFVILSAHKLVFIGDTLSRQAKAADVRSQVTHYSNLLCDLLRGIVATTKAAALQYPSPSAAQDMVERVKELGHSTQQFRRVLGQLAAA; this comes from the exons ATGCAGGGGAAG AACGTGCTGGCCAAAGCCCTCTATGACAATGTGGCCGAGTCCCCGGATGAGCTCTCCTTCCGCAAGGGCGACATCATGACGGTGCTGGAGCAGGACACGCAGGGCCTGGACGGCTGGTGGCTCTGCTCGCTGCACGGGCGCCAGGGCATCGTGCCTGGGAACCGCCTCAAGATCTTGGTGGGCATGTATGATAAGAAGCCAGCAGGGCCTGGCCCCGGCCCTCCCGCCACCCCGGCCCAGCCTCAGCCTGGCCTCCATGCCCCAGCGCCTCCGGCCACCCAGTACACGCCCATGCTCCCCAACACCTACCAGCCCCAGCCCGACAGCGTCTACCTGGTGCCCACTCCCAGCAAGGCTCAGCAAGGCCTCTACCAAGTCCCGGGTCCCAGCCCTCAGTTCCAGTCGCCCCCAGCCAAGCAGACATCCACCTTCTCGAAGCAGACGCCCCATCACCCGTTTCCTAGCCCGGCCACAGACCTGTACCAGGTGCCCCCAGGGCCTGGAGGCCCTGCCCAGGATATTTACCAGGTGCCACCTTCTGCCGGGATGGGGCATGACATCTACCAGGTCCCCCCGTCCATGGACACACGCAGCTGGGAGGGCACGAAGGCCCCGGCAAAG GTGGTGGTGCCCACCCGCGTGGGGCAGGGCTATGTATACGAGGCCGCCCAGCCGGAGCAGGACGAGTACGACATCCCGCGACACCTGCTGGCCCCAGGGCCACAGGACATCTATGATGTGCCCCCGGTTCGGGGGCTGCTTCCCAGCCAGTATGGCCAGGAG GTGTATGACACACCCCCCATGGCTGTCAAGGGTCCCAATGGCCGAGACCCATTGCTGGAGGTGTATGACGTGCCCCCCAGCGTGGAGAAGGGCCTGCCACCATCCAACCACCACGCG GTCTACGACGTTCCTCCATCAGTGAGCAAGGATGTGCCTGACGGCCCACTGCTGCGTGAGGAGACCTACGACGTGCCCCCCGCCTTCGCCAAGGCCAAGCCCTTTGACCCGGCCCGCACCCCACTGGTCCTGGCTGCGCCCCCTCCAGACTCCCCGCCAGCCGAGGATGTGTATGACGTGCCTCCCCCGGCTCCTGACCTCTACGACGTGCCCCCTGGCTTGCGGCGGCCTGGCCCAGGCACCCTGTACGATGTGCCCCGTGAACGGCTGCTTCCTCCTGAGGTGGCTGATGGTGGCGTGGTCGACAGTGGTGTGTATGCGGTGCCTCCCCCAGCTGAACGTGAAGCCCCGGTGGAGGGCAAGCGCCTGTCGGCCTCCAGCACCGGCAGCACACGCAGCAGCCAGTCCGCGTCCTCCTTGGAGGTGGCAGGGCCGGGCCGGGAACCCCTGGAGCTGGAAGTTGCCGTGGAGGCCCTGGCACGGCTGCAGCAGGGTGTGAGCGTCACCGTTGCCCACCTTCTGGACCTGGCAGGCAGCGCCGGTGGGACTGGGAGCTGGCGTAGCCCCTCTGAGCCACAGGAGCTGCTGGTGCAGGACCTGCAGGCTGCTGTGGCCGCAGTCCAGGGTGCCGTCCAAGAGCTGTTAGAGTTTGCCCGCAGCGCCGTGGGCAATGCTGCCCACACATCTGACCGTGCCCTGCATGCCAAGCTTAGCCGGCAACTGCAGAAGATGGAGGACGTGCACCAGACGCTGGTGGCACATGGTCAGGCCCTCGACGCTGGCCGGGGAGGCTCTGGAGCCACCCCTGAGGACCTGGACCGGCTGGTGGCCTGCTCGCGGGCTGTGCCCGAGGACGCCAAGCAGCTGGCCTCCTTCCTGCACGGCAATGCCTCATTGCTCTTCAGACGGACCAAGGCCCCTGCCCCGGGGCCTGAGGGGGGTGGCACCCTGCATCCCAACCCCACTGACAAGACCAGCAGCATCCAGTCACGGCCCCTGCCCTCACCCCCTAAGTTCACCTCCCAGGACTCGCCAGATGGGCAGTACGAGAACAGCGAGGGGGGCTGGATGGAGGACTATGACTACGTCCACCTGCAG GGCTGGCCTGTGCTTCTGGCTCAGAAGAGAACTGGCCTCAGCGCAGCCCCTGTCTCTCCCCTCCAGGGGAAGGAGGAGTTTGAGAAGACCCAGAAGGAGCTGCTGGAAAAGGGCAGCATCACGCGGCAGGGCAAGAGccagctggagctgcagcag CTGAAGCAGTTTGAACGACTGGAACAGGAGGTGTCGCGGCCCATAGACCACGACCTGGCCAACTGGACACCAGCCCAACCCCTGGCTCCGGGGCGAACAGGCAGCCTGGGGCCCTCGGACCGGCAGCTGCTGCTCTTCTACCTAGAGCAGTGTGAGGCCAACCTGACCACACTGACCAACGCCGTGGACGCCTTCTTCACCGCCGTGGCCACCAACCAGCCGCCCAAGATCTTCGTGGCACACAGCAAGTTCGTCATCCTCAGCGCCCACAAGCTGGTGTTCATCGGGGACACACTGTCACGGCAGGCCAAGGCTGCTGACGTGCGCAGCCAGGTGACCCACTACAGCAACCTGCTGTGCGACCTCCTGCGCGGCATCGTGGCCACCACCaaggctgctgccttgcagtacCCATCGCCTTCCGCTGCCCAGGACATGGTGGAGAGGGTCAAGGAGCTGGGCCACAGCACCCAGCAGTTCCGCCGCGTCCTAGGCCAGCTGGCAGCCGCCTGA